From Apium graveolens cultivar Ventura chromosome 9, ASM990537v1, whole genome shotgun sequence, the proteins below share one genomic window:
- the LOC141684940 gene encoding uncharacterized protein LOC141684940: MRIVEVGDNTMYLGFPNMLGRNKNSLLNFLKSKVEARIQCWDGSVITQGGKEVLIKSVAQTLPSYAMSVFLLPMEVSKDIERSFLESTRGNNSSYIWRSIWESRYVLRAGLRWVIGSENDISILGQPWVGDDVNPYVLTDPMHLTNYPIANLFECNKREWDVEVVKDMFDSRDQGGILNTKIGGADIHDHLYWCKENLGIYSVRSVYRLLQFQKGLWNVQDNNSLWRKIW; encoded by the exons ATGCGAATTGTGGAGGTAGGAGATAATACCATGTATCTGGGGTTTCCTAATATGCTGGGTAGAAACAAAAACTCATTGTTGAATTTTCTTAAAAGTAAAGTTGAAGCTCGGATTCAATGTTGGGATGGTAGTGTTATTACTCAAGGTGGAAAAGAGGTCCTAATCAAATCGGTAGCGCAAACCCTGCCCAGCTATGCAATGTCTGTTTTTTTGTTACCCATGGAAGTCTCGAAAGATATCGAGAG GAGCTTCTTGGAGTCAACAAGGGGTAATAACTCAAGCTATATCTGGAGAAGTATTTGGGAGTCAAGGTATGTTCTTAGAGCTGGCTTGAGGTGGGTGATTGGTTCTGAAAATGATATCAGTATTTTAGGACAACCTTGGGTGGGTGATGATGTCAATCCGTATGTCTTAACGGACCCAATGCATCTGACAAACTACCCGATAGCGAATCTGTTTGAATGTAATAAAAGGGAGTGGGATGTGGAGGTAGTAAAAGACATGTTTGATAGTCGGGACCAGGGTGGTATCCTCAACACAAAAATTGGCGGAGCTGATATTCATGATCATTTATACTGGTGTAAGGAGAATTTGGGAATATATTCTGTAAGGAGTGTGTACAGGTTACTGCAATTTCAAAAAGGTTTGTGGAATGTTCAAGATAATAATAGTCTATGGAGAAAGATTTGGTAA